A portion of the Leucoraja erinacea ecotype New England chromosome 9, Leri_hhj_1, whole genome shotgun sequence genome contains these proteins:
- the LOC129700293 gene encoding zinc finger and SCAN domain-containing protein 29-like produces the protein MMSEARSERGALWSDAETLALIAVWSEDNVQTALDEQLRNSHVFKFISSQLLDQGYIRTPEQCRIRIKGLKRKYTLAKDSIRRGCSASGRKICRFYEQLDAVLGSRVANDRAVATDAMATPDDPQDIKEEQSSPHSESSQRVECRNGHCSSEEPEHPRAESSNRQFEPQPSTSAFCTPRIRRMHSSLPFTPQPKKAKKHSLEDIMDGMMEKFIRYSEAADEKFLRYMEASEERFARLEQLRMEMEERMRQSDREHEARVLFMLGQMMGHNMADFPSTSTATEGEITERKVF, from the exons ATGATGTCCGAGGCGAGGTCAGAGCGCGGCGCCCTGTGGTCGGACGCCGAGACCCTGGCGCTGATCGCCGTGTGGAGCGAGGACAACGTGCAGACGGCCCTGGACGAGCAGCTGAGGAACAGCCACGTCTTTAAGTTCATCTCGTCGCAGCTGCTGGACCAGGGTTACATCCGCACGCCAGAGCAGTGCCGCATCCGCATCAAGGGGCTGAAGAGGAAATACACGCTGGCCAAGGACAGCATCAGGCGCGGTTGCAGCGCCAGCGGCAGGAAGATCTGCCGCTTCTACGAACAGCTCGACGCGGTGCTCGGCTCCCGGGTCGCCAACGACCGAGCGGTCGCCACGGACGCGATGGCGACGCCCGATGACCCGCAGGATATCAAAGAGGAACAGAGCAGCCCCCACTCCGAGTCGAGTCAAAGAGTTGAATGTCGCAATGGTCATTGTTCCTCCGAGGAGCCCGAGCACCCGAGGGCAGAGAGCAGCAACAGGCAATTTGAGCCTCAGCCCTCGACCAGTGCTTTCTGCA CACCCCGTATCCGGCGAATGCATTCATCTCTACCATTCACACCTCAGCCGAAGAAAGCAAAGAAGCACTCACTGGAGGACATAATGGACGGCATGATGGAGAAGTTCATCCGCTACAGCGAAGCTGCCGATGAAAAATTTCTCCGTTACATGGAGGCATCAGAGGAACGGTTTGCTCGTCTTGAGCAGCTCCGTATGGAAATGGAGGAAAGGATGAGACAAAGTGATAGAGAACATGAAGCTCGTGTTCTCTTTATGTTGGGACAAAtgatgggccataatatggctgaCTTTCCTTCCACATCTACAGCTACTGAAGGTGAAATAACGGAAAGAAAAGTATTTTAG